In Pelomicrobium methylotrophicum, a genomic segment contains:
- a CDS encoding winged helix-turn-helix transcriptional regulator: MTTDDRLVGAASPTDLTPPSREHRSCPVRDVLDRLGDKWSTLILVTLSQGPQRFNALARAVPDISRRMLTETLRHLERDGLIWRKVTPSTPPTVSYGLTPLGTSLMPPLNALIAWAERHQPEIAAARARFDGPIANG, translated from the coding sequence ATGACGACGGATGACAGGCTTGTCGGAGCCGCTTCACCCACTGACCTGACGCCACCTTCCAGAGAACACCGGTCCTGTCCGGTGCGCGACGTGCTCGACCGCTTGGGCGACAAGTGGTCGACGCTGATCCTCGTGACCCTGTCACAGGGCCCGCAACGCTTCAATGCGCTGGCCCGCGCCGTGCCCGACATCTCGCGCCGGATGCTGACCGAGACGTTGCGTCACCTCGAACGTGACGGACTCATCTGGCGCAAGGTGACACCGTCGACTCCGCCAACCGTGAGCTATGGGCTCACACCGCTCGGGACTTCGCTGATGCCGCCGCTTAACGCACTCATCGCCTGGGCCGAGCGTCACCAGCCCGAGATCGCCGCCGCCCGTGCCCGGTTCGATGGCCCCATCGCCAACGGCTGA
- a CDS encoding helix-turn-helix domain-containing protein — MDEKPGDVLTIEELSAYLKIPKSTLYKLVREGKVPCQKIGRHWRFRKVAIDRWLEETRGRAKGGGRE; from the coding sequence ATGGATGAAAAACCGGGCGATGTCCTGACCATCGAAGAGTTGTCCGCCTATCTGAAGATACCGAAATCGACGCTCTACAAGCTCGTTCGGGAAGGCAAAGTCCCGTGCCAGAAGATTGGCCGCCATTGGCGCTTCCGCAAGGTTGCCATCGACCGCTGGTTGGAAGAGACGCGAGGGCGTGCGAAAGGCGGAGGGCGCGAGTAA
- the brxF gene encoding BREX-3 system P-loop-containing protein BrxF: protein MAEPLADQVLRKIGEVCSLYHRLILMVGPAGSGKTSALQQVSASTSAPLVNVNLELTRRMLLLTERQRALQLPRLLGEIVGEAPGELVLLDNIEILFDVHLKQDPLRLLQGLSRNKTVVAAWNGFIVDGHMMR, encoded by the coding sequence ATGGCGGAGCCCTTGGCGGATCAGGTCCTGCGAAAGATCGGCGAGGTGTGCTCCCTCTATCACCGCCTGATCCTGATGGTGGGCCCGGCGGGAAGCGGGAAGACGTCCGCGTTGCAGCAGGTGTCGGCTTCGACCTCCGCACCGCTCGTCAACGTCAATCTCGAACTCACTCGCCGGATGCTTCTTCTCACCGAACGCCAACGGGCGCTTCAGCTACCGCGGCTCTTGGGCGAAATCGTGGGTGAAGCCCCAGGCGAGCTGGTTTTGCTCGACAACATCGAGATCCTTTTCGATGTCCACCTGAAGCAGGATCCTTTGCGTCTGCTTCAGGGATTGTCCCGGAACAAGACGGTCGTGGCCGCCTGGAACGGATTCATCGTGGATGGCCACATGATGAGGTGA
- a CDS encoding glutathione binding-like protein — MKLYYSPGADYKTINPKLPEEAKAVLKSPLMSRIERVDRRLTGAAYAMGESFTVVHAYLFTVLGWGKYVGIDLSPRPVLTAYLGRVAARPAVQPALAVEGLTPASA, encoded by the coding sequence ATGAAGCTTTATTACAGCCCCGGCGCCGATTACAAGACGATCAACCCGAAGCTCCCGGAAGAAGCGAAAGCCGTCCTCAAGTCGCCGCTCATGAGCCGCATCGAACGCGTCGATCGGCGGTTGACCGGCGCGGCCTACGCGATGGGCGAATCCTTCACGGTGGTGCACGCCTATCTCTTCACCGTGCTCGGATGGGGCAAATATGTCGGCATCGATCTCTCCCCCCGGCCCGTACTGACGGCCTATCTGGGCCGGGTGGCCGCCCGACCTGCCGTCCAGCCCGCGCTCGCGGTGGAAGGCCTGACCCCCGCCTCGGCATAA